A single window of Caldimicrobium thiodismutans DNA harbors:
- a CDS encoding methyl-accepting chemotaxis protein, with amino-acid sequence MPLVKQSPTKEEAKTVTSAVKEAEAQRKRARTLAKQQQIAERIASAASELFSSITEASSAVEELKKSSQQIASGAEQASGATQELLSTFKQISGAITKQMKNAEISQGKIENAQALILRVANDIESLVKNIVLASERQIESVKKVAELEQQSINIGEIVKTVAKIADQTNLLALNAAIEAARAGTHGKGFAVVADEVRTLAETSEKSAKQIQELVSEIQRDVKTIADGINSSANKVKEEAEKGKIISSQLAQIRNDMVEIVKGAQEIATGAHQSDVATQQALKGAEDIATAAEEQSAATEEVAKTIAEQAQALQEAEQAAKNLSELADDLKSSTDITKSAEEVASSAEELSSALQEINRSAAQIFTALEQVRKGTQQQASATEELSAATTQIEKGLIVAENRSKVSLEKINAIQKLLGDNKIATEALIKGIIQSAEEAKINLQQIKELELLSRKIDKIVDAITMVSVQTNMLAVSGAIEAARAGEFGKGFAVVASDIRNLAQDSAINAEKIKDMVKAIQDQINIVMKDIEEILKSAVEETEKAKIAIEGLVAIEKNIQEVKVGSEEILNSATEIVTAIGQIKKAIEQIASAAQEAEKAAEQAAVAAKQQAQGAEELASAIEEIASLADELQSIS; translated from the coding sequence ATGCCATTAGTGAAGCAATCCCCAACAAAAGAAGAAGCAAAAACAGTCACTTCAGCAGTAAAAGAAGCCGAGGCGCAGAGAAAAAGAGCAAGAACTTTAGCAAAACAGCAACAAATAGCAGAAAGAATCGCATCTGCAGCAAGTGAGCTTTTTTCCAGCATTACAGAAGCATCCTCGGCAGTTGAAGAACTTAAAAAATCATCACAGCAGATTGCTTCAGGTGCAGAACAGGCATCAGGTGCAACCCAGGAATTACTTTCAACATTCAAGCAGATTTCGGGAGCTATTACAAAGCAGATGAAAAATGCAGAGATTTCTCAAGGTAAAATTGAAAATGCTCAGGCCCTTATTTTAAGGGTGGCCAATGATATTGAATCGCTTGTTAAAAATATTGTTTTAGCTTCTGAAAGACAGATTGAGTCTGTAAAAAAGGTTGCTGAACTTGAACAGCAGTCAATAAATATAGGTGAGATTGTAAAGACTGTAGCAAAGATAGCAGATCAAACAAATCTTCTTGCTCTTAATGCTGCGATAGAGGCAGCAAGGGCAGGCACACACGGAAAAGGCTTTGCAGTTGTTGCCGATGAGGTGAGAACACTTGCTGAGACCTCTGAAAAGAGTGCCAAACAGATTCAGGAACTTGTCTCAGAGATTCAGAGAGATGTAAAAACGATTGCAGATGGTATAAACTCCTCTGCCAACAAAGTGAAAGAAGAGGCAGAAAAAGGCAAAATAATAAGCTCTCAGCTTGCACAGATAAGAAATGATATGGTTGAAATAGTAAAAGGAGCTCAGGAGATAGCAACAGGTGCGCATCAATCAGATGTTGCCACACAGCAGGCACTGAAAGGAGCAGAGGATATAGCTACAGCTGCAGAAGAACAGTCAGCAGCTACAGAAGAAGTGGCAAAGACAATAGCAGAGCAGGCTCAGGCACTTCAGGAAGCAGAACAGGCAGCCAAGAATCTTTCAGAGCTGGCTGACGATTTAAAAAGTTCAACAGATATTACAAAGAGCGCAGAAGAAGTCGCATCATCTGCTGAAGAGCTTTCCAGTGCACTTCAGGAGATAAATCGTTCAGCAGCACAGATTTTTACTGCTCTTGAGCAGGTAAGGAAAGGAACGCAACAACAAGCAAGTGCTACAGAGGAACTAAGTGCAGCAACAACTCAGATTGAAAAAGGTCTTATAGTTGCTGAAAATCGTTCAAAAGTTTCTCTTGAAAAAATAAATGCCATACAGAAATTGCTTGGTGATAACAAAATTGCTACTGAGGCACTGATTAAAGGAATTATTCAGTCCGCTGAAGAAGCAAAGATAAATCTTCAACAAATAAAAGAACTGGAACTTCTCTCAAGAAAAATAGACAAAATCGTTGATGCAATAACAATGGTTTCTGTTCAGACAAATATGCTTGCTGTAAGCGGTGCAATTGAGGCAGCAAGGGCAGGTGAATTCGGTAAGGGATTTGCAGTGGTTGCTTCAGACATAAGAAATCTTGCGCAAGATTCAGCAATTAATGCAGAAAAAATTAAAGATATGGTTAAGGCAATACAGGATCAGATAAATATTGTAATGAAAGATATAGAGGAAATATTGAAATCTGCAGTTGAAGAAACAGAAAAAGCAAAAATAGCTATAGAGGGTTTAGTTGCAATAGAAAAGAATATACAGGAAGTAAAAGTTGGTTCAGAAGAAATATTGAACTCTGCTACTGAAATAGTTACTGCCATCGGACAGATTAAAAAGGCTATAGAGCAGATTGCTTCGGCTGCACAGGAGGCAGAGAAGGCAGCTGAACAGGCAGCAGTTGCTGCAAAACAGCAGGCTCAGGGAGCAGAAGAACTTGCATCTGCAATTGAGGAAATAGCATCTCTTGCCGATGAACTTCAGTCCATTTCTTAA
- a CDS encoding tRNA lysidine(34) synthetase has product MNLYRRIKKLIGKAVFGYDLLREGDRVLITLSGGEDSLVMTHYLSEWRHLYNQNLEIYAVHLDMGFPKDEKDYKKKTEYLREFCEKRALHFIFDKIPAGILAMEAFDKGTASPCFVCSWNRRKYFFNLADKLKIQKIAFGHHQDDVITTFFMNMFYCGELSTLLPKQEMFKGTLYLIRPLYFVEKDMISRFVAKMGWDVLENPCPFSGETKRAYWEKFLKENIFSLDPVIKKNLFSAIFNPRPEYLPEPPKRGK; this is encoded by the coding sequence ATGAATCTCTATCGGAGAATCAAAAAGTTAATAGGGAAGGCAGTTTTTGGGTATGATCTTCTCAGGGAAGGGGATCGGGTTCTCATTACCCTCTCAGGTGGTGAAGATAGCCTTGTTATGACCCACTATCTATCAGAATGGAGACATCTTTATAATCAAAACCTTGAAATCTATGCAGTCCATTTAGATATGGGATTCCCAAAGGATGAAAAAGACTACAAGAAAAAAACTGAGTATTTAAGGGAGTTTTGTGAAAAGAGGGCTCTTCACTTTATCTTTGATAAAATACCTGCAGGAATTCTTGCTATGGAAGCCTTTGATAAAGGCACTGCCTCTCCCTGCTTTGTATGTTCCTGGAACAGGAGAAAATATTTCTTTAATCTTGCAGATAAACTTAAAATACAAAAGATAGCCTTTGGACATCATCAGGACGATGTTATCACAACCTTTTTTATGAATATGTTTTATTGCGGAGAGCTTTCAACCCTTTTACCAAAGCAGGAGATGTTTAAAGGGACTCTCTACCTGATAAGACCTCTCTATTTTGTGGAAAAAGATATGATTTCTCGATTTGTGGCTAAAATGGGCTGGGATGTGCTTGAGAATCCTTGCCCCTTTTCAGGAGAAACTAAAAGAGCCTATTGGGAAAAGTTTCTAAAGGAAAATATCTTTTCCCTTGATCCAGTTATCAAAAAGAATCTCTTTTCTGCCATTTTTAATCCTCGCCCAGAATATCTTCCAGAGCCTCCTAAGCGTGGAAAATAG
- a CDS encoding 3-deoxy-D-manno-octulosonic acid transferase, with protein sequence MFLLYSILYGLAIILLFPREFFKRPRGLRIQWLREKLGLITPPHHFPSNTQILWIHAVSVGEVSSLTPLIKELSKNYNIVITTITDTGKNVAEKRFSGLPVKVYYLPFDLPCPLKRFYEKIKPKALFITETELWPNLIKVIAQKIPLALINGRISEKSFKNYFRFRFFFSPLLEKMAFLAVQEDIYAERLKALGVNPEKIKVVGNLKFELNPEKKDFPELESLPRPILLAGSTHPPEEELILKAFLENSSEGTLILVPRHPERFSEVEEIIKSYLPKEDFYAKYSSIKGKNQELTASRGVILFDEMGALASLYRICDLAIIGGSFIPHGGQNPLEAIFWKKAVIIGPYTENFPFVKEFVEKKSLLQVEAKDLAQQIRELIELPEKRHYLGESAYKILQEKRGALSKTLKLIEELISN encoded by the coding sequence ATGTTTTTGCTCTATTCCATACTCTATGGGCTTGCTATAATTCTCCTTTTTCCAAGGGAGTTTTTCAAAAGACCCCGTGGGTTAAGAATTCAATGGCTCAGAGAAAAACTGGGATTAATAACCCCCCCTCATCATTTTCCAAGCAACACTCAAATCCTCTGGATACATGCGGTCTCCGTAGGAGAGGTGAGCTCTCTTACCCCCCTAATTAAAGAGCTTTCCAAAAATTATAATATAGTTATTACTACAATTACTGATACAGGTAAAAATGTGGCTGAAAAGAGATTTTCAGGGCTACCTGTTAAGGTCTATTACCTTCCCTTTGATTTACCCTGTCCTTTGAAAAGATTTTACGAAAAAATTAAACCCAAGGCCCTTTTTATAACTGAAACTGAGCTCTGGCCAAATCTAATAAAGGTTATTGCTCAAAAAATACCTCTTGCTCTTATTAATGGAAGAATTAGTGAAAAATCATTTAAAAATTATTTCCGATTTAGATTTTTCTTCAGTCCTCTCCTTGAAAAAATGGCCTTTCTTGCGGTTCAGGAAGATATTTATGCAGAAAGACTTAAGGCTTTGGGAGTAAATCCTGAAAAAATAAAGGTTGTCGGTAATCTAAAATTTGAACTAAACCCTGAAAAAAAAGATTTTCCTGAATTAGAATCTTTGCCAAGGCCGATCCTTTTGGCTGGAAGCACTCACCCCCCTGAAGAGGAATTGATTCTTAAGGCCTTTCTTGAAAACTCCTCAGAAGGAACTCTCATCCTTGTCCCAAGACATCCTGAACGATTCTCTGAGGTTGAGGAGATAATAAAGAGTTACCTTCCTAAGGAAGATTTTTATGCTAAATATAGCTCCATAAAAGGGAAAAATCAGGAACTTACCGCTTCAAGAGGTGTAATTCTTTTTGATGAGATGGGAGCTCTGGCAAGTCTTTACAGAATCTGTGATCTTGCTATCATTGGGGGTAGCTTTATACCCCATGGAGGACAAAATCCACTTGAAGCCATCTTTTGGAAAAAGGCTGTTATCATTGGCCCTTATACTGAAAACTTTCCTTTTGTGAAAGAATTCGTAGAAAAGAAGAGTCTCTTGCAAGTAGAAGCTAAAGATTTAGCCCAGCAAATTAGAGAACTCATTGAGCTCCCTGAAAAAAGACATTATCTTGGTGAAAGCGCATATAAAATTTTACAGGAAAAAAGGGGAGCTTTATCTAAGACCCTTAAGCTTATTGAAGAACTTATAAGTAATTAA
- the pgeF gene encoding peptidoglycan editing factor PgeF: protein MISPPLFQSFKIPGFFSFKLPKNEIFNLFPETFFPLQIHSDKIIELKAPTNPLSKEGDAVITQLKGLSIGVQTADCVPILIAHKKQACIASVHAGWRGTLAGILSKTLEGLIKLGYKPEDLLVALGPHIQGSCYEVKNEVIDALYTYLKKPPFLSQREGKYFLNLREINLYQARTSGIPEENLWASSHCTHCLGNIYHSFRREKNHQFTQVALIHL from the coding sequence ATGATCTCACCACCTCTTTTTCAAAGCTTCAAAATCCCTGGCTTTTTTAGCTTCAAACTTCCCAAAAACGAGATTTTTAATCTCTTTCCTGAAACTTTTTTTCCTCTTCAGATTCATTCTGACAAAATTATAGAACTTAAAGCTCCTACTAATCCCCTAAGTAAAGAAGGGGACGCAGTTATAACTCAGCTGAAAGGACTTTCCATAGGAGTGCAGACCGCTGATTGTGTTCCTATACTTATTGCTCATAAAAAACAAGCATGCATTGCCTCGGTCCATGCAGGCTGGAGAGGAACCCTGGCAGGAATCCTGAGTAAGACCCTTGAAGGGCTTATAAAACTTGGATATAAGCCTGAAGATTTACTTGTAGCCCTGGGCCCTCATATTCAGGGAAGCTGTTATGAGGTAAAAAATGAGGTTATTGACGCTCTGTATACCTATCTAAAAAAGCCCCCTTTTCTTTCGCAGAGAGAGGGAAAATATTTTTTGAATTTGCGGGAAATAAACCTATATCAAGCCAGAACCTCAGGGATCCCGGAAGAAAACCTCTGGGCCTCATCGCATTGCACCCATTGTCTGGGGAATATTTATCATAGCTTTCGTAGAGAAAAAAATCATCAATTTACACAGGTAGCTCTTATTCATCTGTGA